The sequence tgaggaaaatgaacaacattcaattgagatatctcagtcttgatgaatttcttgtttgtttctTTCTCTGTCTCCACgtgagcagcgtccgcgctccgtaagcgcggattacagtagttttgaaaatgtttttttttacattatttttgaaaaaatattttaaaattaacccTGTGTTGTATTTGGCGCTTGATTCTTCTGGTATCTATCACAATTGTCAATTTTAAAATCTACTGAGACTGATAAATGGTGGGTAAGTTAACAATTATTTAATCCATTTAAACtacatttgataatttaattaatcaattcaTATTATATACTAATGAAAGTACTAATGAAAGATGTACACTTATTAcgtgttttattattattattaaattgatcgaataatactaaataattataacaaaattattttcattagaAAATTGACGTGATATCATAATCATCATTTAATAGCGtcacttgatgaaaaatgattaaaatttgcCCACCATTGCTCCTCACCATTCTAATAACACGCCCACGATGAGACAAATTCATAGGCtatatcaaaatcatatatttctgTGAAATTTTTTAGCTGTTTTCCAATCGAAATAATGGATGATTTCGGAGGCAATATACCCCGATGTGATGCAGGAAAAGAAGGCAATATACGTGCCTTGTTTTCCTCGTTGCAACAGGTGTGTTTCTGATGCATAATGGTTGGGGTTGATGTAGCTGGCCACTAATATTTTCTGCTTGAAGTTAAATTTTTAGTTGAATATTTGTGCTTCAATTTGATACATAAATATATGCTGTTTTGGCCTGAATGTGCTTGGAGACCAGTTTCATTGACAGATATGATTACTTCAGATTCGGTGAAGAAAGTCTATAAAAAGGCGGCCTTATATGTCCATCCAGACAAAGTTCAACAAAAGGGAGCTAATatccaacaaaaatatattgCTGAAAAGGTTTTAGTACTGCTACTTAATTATCATGAATCCACCAATATGTTCTTGGATTAATCCGAGCTAGATTCGTAAAACTGCTAGTTCCTCGCTCGTTTAATCTTGTGTTGCATAGGAAGCAAGGAACAAATTTAGCGCAGAGGAACTTCGATGAGATAATTGCTGCGCAAATAATTGTGAATATAATTGGCATATGGTTGTAAGAATGATTGACAGGTACTGAGACACTGGAAATTCACCGCTATGGTTTTCATGTGATTCTTTAACTATTACCTTTTTCATTTGTTCCGTTGTGTACTGTACGTACTTCTTGTAAGACACTAGGTTTATGGAAGGTTAGACTATGTTACCTTAAGATTATTGTTTTTGTATATGTTCGAATATCACTAGATTACGTAAAtatcttatatatttataaaaattgacGTAGATGTTGATGCTGTAAAGACTAATATTTAACAAGATCATAAAAACTTAGAATAATCCAATTATAGATGACATCCTATTACTATTTTTTCAGGTAAATAGTATAGCGGCTGTTCCACTTGCGCGAAATGCTAGGTATTTTTAAACTTATTCGGATATTCTTTTTGTAGTATGCATGTTTGTGTATGAATTAAATTCCTATGAAGTTAGAGTTATTGGAATCAAAAGTACCATTTTcgaaataatgaaaatatattgtaataaaatatataataatttattttatagaaGGAGAAGCACTTAAATGTTCGTATACAATTTTTccaaaaagacaaaaacattTGGGGGAGTATAATAGTATTTAATTTGAACAATTGAATTATTTTAGTAACACGTGGAGctcaaataaatttatattggaCCATATCTAAAGTGTACATCGTGCAGCACGTGACCTTATCCAAACCCCTTTCAAACCCAACAAGCGCCAAGTGCTGGACTTCACTCTGCGTCAGCTCTTACGTATCATCATCTTATTCTTATATGTCCTATCTTTGACGATAATCTTCGTCCAGAAATGAAGTATTCGTACCAAAAGGCACTGTCTTGCTTCTTTCTATTCTATTTTCTGctatcacaatgtcaaatttcCAATGCTACGGCTGAACATTACCGCGGCGGCGCCAGCAGCATAGCATTTGCTACGGTGGGGAGACCAAGATATGCGTTTGATATCTACTCCCTCCGAATATCAGACCCATCGAAGGAACTCCGTCTCACCGATGGGAATTCCATCAATTTCAACGGCTATTTTGCATCAGTCTCATCAGCGCTCCCTTTCTTGAAGAACTATTCCCTGCCGTCTGTTAACCTTGTGTACGTAACTGAACGCAACGGGTCGACGAGTATATATCTGGATGCAGTCCATTTTTCTCCTTCGTTACGTGTGCAACCGCGATCCCTTCTTGGAGTTTCTACTCAGTTTAATCGAGTTCAGATACCCTTGGTGGGCGATGACAAGTTCAACGGCCTAGTTTCGATGAAGGACAGGCCGAGTTTAGTGGGTCAGAGTTTGGTTTACGTATCCACCCACGAAAACCCGGGTAAGCCTCGTGCGAGTTGGTCCGCTGTTTACTCGACTCAGTTGACTACTGGGTCGACTCTTAGGCTGACGCCGAAAGGGGTGGCGGATTTCAGCCCCGCCGTGTCTCCGTCGGGGGCCTGGACTGCGGTAGCGTCGTATGGGGAAGAGGGTTGGCATGGAGATATTCAAGAACTGGGTACGGATATCTATGTGGTCTCGACTCTTGATGGATCCAACAGGATCAAGGTAATTGAGCATGGAGGATGGCCGAGCTGGGCCGATGATTCGACTTTGTATTTTCACCGAAGGTGTGATGATGGGTGGTGGGGTGTTTTCAAGGCAGTTTTGACGGTGGAAAATGGTCGATTCCACTCCAAGTCCACGGTGGCAGAGAGAGTAACGCCACGGGGTTTGCACGCTTTCACTCCAGCTGCTTCTGTTGCAAACAAGAACTTCATTGCTGTGGCTACAAGAAGACCCGGATCCCAGTATCGCCACATAGAGCTATTTGACGTTGTTTTGAGTGAGTTCATCGAGTTAACCAGAACCATTTCACCGAATGCACATCACTACAACCCGTTTATCTCACCCGACTCCGCACTGGTCGGGTACCACAAATGCAGAGGAACAACTAGTGGTGGCCGGACCAATGAGTTACATGTTGAGAGTGTTAACAGTCCATTACCAAATATTTCCTTATTCCGTATAGGTGGATCATTTCCCTCGTTTTCACCGGATGGATTACGGATCGCTTACGTGAAATCCCCGGGTGTTTATGTCATGAATAGTGATGGATCGGGTGCCCGAATGGTTTCTAGTCGATCCGCCTTTTCGACGGCTTGGGATTGGAAGAGGAAAGGAGTGGTGTACACGAGTGTTGGGCCTACGTTTGCTAGTGAAACCTCGAAGGTTGATATCATATCTATCAATGTGGATGATGATGATCTGAGTTACAAAACCTTAACCATAGGTGGTGAAAACAATGCATTTCCCTCTGCCTCGCCCGATGGAAAATGGGTCGTGTTCAGATCCGGTAGGTCGGGTCACAAGAACTTGTACATAATGGATGCTTTGGATGGAGAAAAAGGAGCTCTCCATAGGTTGACAGAAGGTCC comes from Primulina huaijiensis isolate GDHJ02 chromosome 2, ASM1229523v2, whole genome shotgun sequence and encodes:
- the LOC140971618 gene encoding uncharacterized protein; translated protein: MKYSYQKALSCFFLFYFLLSQCQISNATAEHYRGGASSIAFATVGRPRYAFDIYSLRISDPSKELRLTDGNSINFNGYFASVSSALPFLKNYSLPSVNLVYVTERNGSTSIYLDAVHFSPSLRVQPRSLLGVSTQFNRVQIPLVGDDKFNGLVSMKDRPSLVGQSLVYVSTHENPGKPRASWSAVYSTQLTTGSTLRLTPKGVADFSPAVSPSGAWTAVASYGEEGWHGDIQELGTDIYVVSTLDGSNRIKVIEHGGWPSWADDSTLYFHRRCDDGWWGVFKAVLTVENGRFHSKSTVAERVTPRGLHAFTPAASVANKNFIAVATRRPGSQYRHIELFDVVLSEFIELTRTISPNAHHYNPFISPDSALVGYHKCRGTTSGGRTNELHVESVNSPLPNISLFRIGGSFPSFSPDGLRIAYVKSPGVYVMNSDGSGARMVSSRSAFSTAWDWKRKGVVYTSVGPTFASETSKVDIISINVDDDDLSYKTLTIGGENNAFPSASPDGKWVVFRSGRSGHKNLYIMDALDGEKGALHRLTEGPWSDTMCNWSPDGDWIAFASDREDAGSGSFELFKIHPNGTGLQKLIQSGSGGRTNHPWFSPDGKYIALTSDYAGVSSEPISNPHQFQPYGDLFVIKSDGSGIRRLTHNSYEDGTPTWGLKASVVANVELSDSESLCSFEDCRWLSISTTKSLGSSNRQCAEI